One genomic segment of Microthrixaceae bacterium includes these proteins:
- a CDS encoding malate dehydrogenase has product MSKSPVRIAVTGAAGQIGYSLLFRIASGAVLGPDQPVSLQLLEITPALGALEGVAMELDDCAFPLLSSIVKTDDPDVAFGDADIAFLVGSMPRKEGMERSDLLAANGAIFTTQGQALSRSASRDVKVLVVGNPANTNSLIAMNNAPELDPRQFTAMTRLDHNRAMAQLAAKTGTTVNDVKKMTIWGNHSATQYPDLFHAEVAGRNAAEAVNDQAWLEGEFIPTVQQRGAAIIKARGLSSAASAANAAIDHVHDWVAGTPDGDWVSMAVPSDGSYGVPEGLMSSFPCVCKDGQWEIVQGLEIDDFSRARIDASAAELADERDAVKELGLI; this is encoded by the coding sequence ATGTCCAAGTCGCCCGTCCGCATCGCTGTAACCGGAGCCGCTGGCCAGATCGGCTACAGCCTCCTGTTCCGCATCGCCAGCGGAGCGGTGTTGGGCCCTGATCAGCCGGTTTCGCTGCAACTGCTCGAGATCACGCCGGCCCTCGGTGCCCTCGAAGGTGTGGCCATGGAGCTCGACGACTGCGCCTTCCCGCTGCTCTCGTCGATCGTCAAGACCGACGACCCCGACGTCGCTTTTGGTGACGCCGACATCGCCTTCCTGGTTGGATCGATGCCCCGCAAGGAAGGCATGGAGCGCAGCGACCTCCTCGCTGCCAACGGCGCCATCTTCACCACTCAAGGTCAGGCCCTGTCGCGAAGCGCCAGCCGTGACGTGAAGGTTCTCGTGGTCGGAAACCCGGCCAACACCAACTCCCTGATCGCCATGAACAACGCTCCGGAGCTGGACCCCCGTCAGTTCACGGCCATGACCCGTCTCGACCACAACCGGGCCATGGCCCAACTGGCAGCCAAGACCGGCACCACCGTCAACGACGTCAAGAAGATGACGATCTGGGGCAACCACTCGGCCACCCAGTACCCCGACCTGTTCCACGCCGAGGTCGCTGGTCGCAACGCCGCAGAGGCCGTCAACGATCAGGCCTGGCTGGAGGGTGAGTTCATCCCCACCGTCCAACAGCGCGGTGCCGCCATCATCAAGGCCCGGGGTCTGTCTTCGGCCGCGTCGGCCGCCAACGCCGCCATCGACCATGTACACGACTGGGTGGCTGGTACCCCCGACGGCGACTGGGTGTCCATGGCGGTTCCCTCCGACGGTAGCTACGGCGTGCCCGAAGGCCTCATGAGCTCGTTCCCCTGTGTGTGCAAGGACGGCCAGTGGGAGATCGTCCAGGGCTTGGAGATCGACGACTTCTCCCGTGCCCGTATCGACGCCAGCGCCGCAGAGCTCGCCGATGAGCGCGATGCCGTCAAGGAACTCGGCCTGATCTGA
- a CDS encoding Fpg/Nei family DNA glycosylase encodes MPELPELQAHAERLTEEFGGTTIDRFRPITFTALKTALPDPAQANGHPLERVGRRGKYLTLDAGPVTFVVHLMQGGRLKPDPKQTAKPRGGIARWTFEDGRALLLTEPGHERKAGVWVVSGDIETQDPVLGLGPDADTVDVAALSDLLTAHPMRLHGFLRDQHIIAGLGRRLANEICHRARLSPFAATAKLPPAEVGRLSTAMGECLDESLTEERARSDMSSSAQRTSQVHHRSGEPCPVCGDTIRAVEYRAYTVAYCPTCQTSGKILADNTTSRFLK; translated from the coding sequence ATGCCCGAGCTCCCCGAGTTGCAGGCCCACGCCGAGCGGCTCACCGAGGAGTTCGGCGGCACCACCATCGACCGGTTCCGTCCCATCACCTTCACCGCGCTCAAGACCGCGCTCCCCGATCCGGCCCAGGCCAACGGTCATCCGCTGGAGCGAGTCGGTCGTCGAGGCAAGTACCTCACGTTGGACGCGGGTCCGGTCACCTTCGTGGTGCACCTGATGCAGGGCGGGCGCCTCAAGCCCGATCCCAAACAGACGGCCAAGCCCCGAGGGGGTATCGCCCGTTGGACCTTCGAGGACGGCAGGGCGCTGCTGCTCACCGAACCCGGCCACGAGCGCAAGGCCGGGGTGTGGGTGGTGAGCGGAGACATCGAGACCCAGGACCCGGTCCTAGGGCTCGGTCCCGACGCCGACACCGTCGATGTCGCCGCCCTTTCCGACCTGCTGACTGCCCACCCCATGCGCCTTCACGGGTTCCTTCGAGACCAGCACATCATCGCCGGCCTGGGACGCCGGCTGGCCAACGAGATCTGTCACCGGGCCCGGCTTTCGCCCTTCGCCGCCACGGCCAAGCTCCCGCCGGCCGAGGTCGGCCGACTGAGCACCGCTATGGGCGAGTGCCTCGACGAGTCGCTCACCGAGGAACGGGCGCGCTCGGACATGTCCTCATCCGCGCAGCGGACATCCCAAGTCCACCACCGAAGCGGTGAGCCGTGCCCGGTGTGCGGCGACACCATCCGAGCCGTGGAGTACCGGGCCTACACGGTGGCCTACTGCCCCACATGTCAGACCAGCGGCAAGATCCTGGCCGACAACACCACCAGCCGGTTCCTCAAGTAG
- a CDS encoding SCP2 sterol-binding domain-containing protein — protein sequence MVAFLSAEWISALHEVASGDAALADHTANIGLVIEQRVTMGGDGAPVVFHLSFDHGEVTVAAGPATNATVTFTQTEATARAIAMGTASAQRAFMTGELRVGGDLRALVDTQEALAALADVFASVRDRTDFGPEI from the coding sequence GTGGTCGCGTTCTTGTCAGCCGAGTGGATCTCCGCCCTGCACGAGGTCGCATCCGGTGATGCCGCCCTGGCCGACCACACCGCCAACATCGGGCTGGTGATCGAGCAGCGGGTGACGATGGGTGGAGACGGCGCGCCGGTTGTGTTCCACCTCTCCTTCGACCACGGCGAGGTGACGGTGGCCGCCGGTCCAGCGACCAACGCCACCGTCACCTTCACCCAGACCGAGGCCACCGCTCGCGCCATCGCGATGGGTACGGCTTCGGCGCAACGGGCGTTCATGACCGGCGAACTACGAGTCGGTGGAGATCTACGCGCCCTGGTCGACACCCAAGAGGCACTGGCCGCACTCGCCGATGTCTTCGCCTCGGTGAGGGATCGCACCGACTTCGGACCGGAGATCTAG
- a CDS encoding DEAD/DEAH box helicase produces the protein MASPDLLLSVPGLEAVFVPGRPARSGELALWHPTRSPGSFSRTVELVLPAGSSVRQRSVPATFVPLTRVLDELIALPAGATSGPSVHGWARAARAALGPMARGRLVPMIDEDGVDGWRIGPLDPSDLALREAIADTLPPAAHARAVEGTAPRRMASPRWLVARFWDAIADAYVRTAAAPMEAGHDAYAVTTATPLRVVTADRSSGHDGELGRWLAGTASSINARASVSLRLEAGGALAIGDTDVPDHTDVPDETGGEGHHDPEDMDRFRAVVEVGSVADRSLVLDAADLWDAPSEVLDRFGPTVEDDLLVVLHRGSRVWPPLGRLLDQARPTDLDLSGEEVGDLLGPVTETLAGAGIEVRWPKTVLQGVELNPVVSSDSLTADRAGTMSFTGLCELSWSASIDGEPLTPAEVAALVEAKRGVIRLRGHWVRADPSRLARLRQRRTVSAGEALAVALGGELTVDDESIPAEVHGPLTGLATRLADLAAGHADGGHRGRWQAPPGLNATLRPYQLDGVTWLTEMAELGLGGVLADDMGLGKTVQFLTLHLTRAHAMGADRRPTLVVCPVSVLGNWSREAARFAPDTPVVRYHGVDRSLGELAADSLVLTTYSVLRRDVAVLAGLEWGLIAADEAQAIKNPLSRTARALRQVPAPARFALTGTPVENRLVDLWSLLDWTTPGLLGPLDTFRRKVAVPVERDRDSEAAAALNRLVRPFLLRRRKSDPEIAPDLPPKTETDEVVPLTTEQRTLYEAMVNETLDQVAQTKGIARRGLVLKLLTGLKQICNHPAQFLHQDGASPGELVGRSGKFDATTELIDTLCDEGDSVLVFTQYRAMGHLLTRHLDRPGRAAQFLHGGVPEAARQAMVDRFQAGDIPIFVISVKAGGTGLNLTRATHVIHYDRWWNPAVEDQASDRAWRIGQDRPVQVHRLICEGTVEDKVAGLLADKRALADVVVTSGEGWISDLGDDDLRLLVSLGSETEPTPGGDR, from the coding sequence ATGGCCTCTCCCGACCTACTGCTGTCGGTGCCCGGACTCGAGGCCGTGTTCGTACCGGGTAGACCGGCCCGCAGCGGGGAGCTGGCGCTGTGGCACCCGACTCGCAGTCCAGGCTCTTTCAGCCGCACCGTCGAGCTGGTCCTCCCCGCTGGATCCAGCGTCCGCCAGCGTTCCGTTCCAGCCACCTTCGTTCCCCTGACCCGGGTGCTCGACGAGCTGATCGCCCTGCCCGCCGGAGCGACGTCGGGACCTTCGGTCCACGGTTGGGCCCGGGCTGCCCGTGCCGCCCTGGGTCCGATGGCGAGAGGCCGCCTGGTCCCCATGATCGACGAGGACGGGGTCGACGGCTGGCGGATCGGCCCGCTGGACCCCTCTGACCTGGCCCTGCGTGAGGCGATCGCCGACACGCTTCCCCCAGCCGCCCACGCCCGAGCCGTGGAGGGGACCGCGCCCCGCCGGATGGCATCGCCACGCTGGCTGGTCGCCCGGTTCTGGGACGCCATCGCCGATGCCTACGTCCGCACCGCGGCCGCCCCCATGGAAGCCGGCCACGATGCCTACGCCGTTACCACCGCCACCCCGCTAAGGGTGGTCACCGCCGATCGCAGCAGCGGACACGACGGCGAGTTGGGGCGCTGGCTGGCTGGCACCGCGTCCTCGATCAACGCTCGGGCCAGCGTCTCACTCCGTCTGGAAGCAGGTGGAGCACTGGCCATCGGCGACACCGACGTCCCCGACCACACCGATGTTCCCGACGAAACCGGCGGAGAGGGCCATCACGACCCCGAGGACATGGACAGGTTCAGGGCGGTGGTCGAGGTGGGCAGCGTCGCCGACCGCAGCCTCGTCCTCGATGCCGCCGATCTCTGGGACGCCCCCAGCGAAGTGCTCGACCGATTTGGGCCCACCGTCGAAGACGACCTCCTAGTGGTCCTGCACCGGGGGAGCCGAGTGTGGCCACCGCTCGGTCGCCTGCTCGATCAGGCTCGGCCCACCGACTTGGACCTGAGCGGCGAAGAGGTGGGCGACCTGCTGGGCCCGGTGACCGAGACCCTGGCCGGGGCAGGCATCGAGGTGCGTTGGCCCAAGACGGTCCTTCAGGGGGTAGAGCTCAATCCGGTGGTGTCATCGGACTCCTTGACCGCTGATCGGGCCGGGACCATGTCGTTCACCGGCCTGTGTGAGCTGAGCTGGTCGGCATCCATAGACGGTGAGCCGCTCACTCCTGCCGAGGTCGCGGCCCTGGTCGAAGCCAAGCGAGGTGTGATCCGCTTGCGGGGGCACTGGGTGCGCGCCGACCCCAGCCGGCTGGCCCGGCTTCGCCAACGACGCACGGTTTCAGCCGGAGAGGCCCTTGCCGTGGCTCTCGGTGGTGAGCTGACGGTCGACGATGAGTCGATCCCGGCCGAGGTCCACGGTCCCCTCACCGGCCTGGCCACCCGTCTGGCCGACCTGGCTGCCGGACATGCCGATGGAGGCCACCGAGGTAGATGGCAGGCACCGCCGGGGCTCAACGCCACGTTGCGGCCATACCAGCTAGACGGGGTGACATGGCTGACCGAGATGGCCGAGCTGGGCCTGGGCGGGGTGCTCGCCGACGACATGGGCCTAGGCAAGACCGTGCAGTTCCTGACCCTGCACCTGACCCGCGCCCACGCCATGGGCGCGGATCGTCGACCGACGCTGGTGGTGTGCCCGGTATCGGTGCTCGGCAACTGGTCCCGCGAAGCCGCCCGTTTCGCCCCAGACACCCCCGTCGTCCGGTACCACGGGGTCGACCGGTCACTCGGCGAGCTCGCTGCCGATTCGCTGGTCCTCACCACCTACTCGGTCCTTCGCCGTGACGTGGCCGTACTGGCTGGGCTGGAGTGGGGTCTGATCGCCGCCGATGAAGCCCAGGCCATCAAGAACCCGCTGTCTCGAACCGCCCGGGCACTCCGCCAGGTTCCGGCCCCGGCCCGTTTCGCGCTCACCGGAACACCGGTGGAGAACCGCCTGGTCGACCTGTGGTCCCTGCTCGACTGGACCACCCCCGGGCTGCTCGGCCCACTCGACACGTTCCGCCGCAAGGTCGCCGTTCCCGTCGAACGAGATCGAGATTCCGAGGCGGCGGCTGCCCTCAACCGGCTCGTCCGCCCCTTCTTGTTGCGCCGCCGCAAGTCTGATCCCGAGATCGCCCCCGACCTACCGCCCAAGACCGAGACCGACGAGGTCGTTCCCCTCACCACCGAGCAGAGAACCCTCTATGAGGCCATGGTCAACGAGACGCTCGACCAGGTGGCCCAAACCAAGGGGATCGCCCGCCGAGGTCTGGTGCTCAAGCTGCTCACGGGGCTCAAACAGATCTGCAACCATCCCGCCCAGTTCCTGCACCAGGACGGGGCCAGCCCCGGCGAGCTGGTCGGTCGATCAGGAAAGTTCGACGCCACCACCGAGCTGATCGACACCCTCTGCGACGAGGGGGATTCGGTCCTGGTCTTCACCCAGTACCGAGCTATGGGCCACCTGTTGACCCGACACCTAGACCGACCGGGTCGGGCCGCACAGTTCCTCCATGGCGGCGTACCCGAGGCGGCCCGCCAAGCGATGGTCGACCGGTTCCAGGCCGGCGACATCCCGATCTTCGTGATCTCGGTGAAGGCCGGGGGCACCGGACTGAACCTGACCCGCGCCACCCACGTAATCCATTACGACCGTTGGTGGAACCCCGCGGTCGAGGATCAGGCCAGCGACCGAGCCTGGCGCATCGGCCAGGACCGGCCCGTGCAGGTGCACCGGCTCATCTGCGAGGGCACGGTCGAGGACAAGGTGGCTGGCCTGCTGGCCGACAAGCGGGCGCTGGCCGACGTGGTGGTCACCTCCGGTGAGGGCTGGATCTCAGATCTGGGTGACGACGATCTCCGGCTCCTGGTGTCGCTCGGCTCCGAAACCGAACCGACTCCGGGAGGTGACCGCTGA
- a CDS encoding SWIM zinc finger family protein, whose product MARQFGNTWWGQAWVEALEKRADLDPNRLPRGRTYARQGNVNRVELEPGRITALVRGSRVLPYRATIGVRTFGDDEWERLLDALAARAGHAAALLDHELVPGVIDDARANGVELLPVSGDLVPRCSCPDHADPCKHAAAVCYVVADAVDADPFVLFTLRGRHPDALLGAVRSRRRGGAGPGASENPAAGTTEGGSGSGSGSGSGSDSGAGAGGRGWDAGRSGGDGPDGLATVVGALERRP is encoded by the coding sequence ATGGCCCGCCAGTTCGGGAACACGTGGTGGGGTCAGGCCTGGGTCGAAGCGCTGGAGAAACGGGCCGACCTCGACCCCAACCGGCTGCCCCGAGGCCGCACCTACGCCCGACAGGGAAACGTCAACCGAGTGGAGCTGGAGCCGGGTCGGATCACCGCGCTGGTCCGCGGCTCGCGGGTCCTTCCGTACCGAGCGACGATCGGGGTCCGTACCTTCGGCGACGACGAGTGGGAGCGTCTCCTCGATGCCCTGGCGGCCAGGGCTGGCCATGCCGCGGCGCTGCTCGACCACGAGCTCGTACCTGGCGTCATCGACGACGCCCGAGCCAACGGGGTGGAACTGCTTCCGGTGTCGGGCGACCTGGTACCGCGCTGCTCGTGCCCGGACCACGCCGACCCGTGCAAGCATGCCGCCGCCGTCTGCTACGTGGTGGCCGATGCCGTCGACGCGGACCCCTTCGTGCTGTTCACGTTGAGGGGTCGCCATCCCGATGCCCTCCTAGGCGCAGTTCGGTCTCGCCGCCGCGGTGGTGCGGGACCTGGAGCGAGTGAGAACCCAGCCGCGGGCACAACCGAGGGCGGCTCAGGCTCAGGCTCTGGTTCTGGCTCAGGCTCTGACTCAGGGGCCGGGGCCGGGGGCCGAGGGTGGGACGCTGGTCGATCCGGGGGTGACGGCCCGGACGGCCTGGCAACAGTGGTTGGAGCGCTCGAGCGAAGACCGTGA